One window of the Podospora pseudocomata strain CBS 415.72m chromosome 7, whole genome shotgun sequence genome contains the following:
- a CDS encoding hypothetical protein (COG:T; EggNog:ENOG503P1PY) has protein sequence MSNPTPAQEEFAAFLDKNSRDSLDGIHPEDRASAAREAADHSEDEEEQYRAQKIDEAMRMPTMDSRTALRLPPTSFDDGHSTGVKGVIADARSYENARQRTWKDKARAVRRSVFGLEGGRHSGTDSDASGAEDADEEEFLNRWRESRKRELEEESRNPVRNRRTSPSVRMYGRFEEVDALGYLDSIEKVGRETVVVVFVYDHQSEVSAAIESALVPLVSTHPTVRFVKVHYEEIEFDNAGVPAVLAYRNQGDLFANLTGILELIPDEDDFDTDALKRIFTKHNIL, from the exons ATGTCGAACCCTACACCGGCCCAAGAAGAATTCGCTGCCTTTCTCGACAAGAATAGCCGTGATTCACTGGACGGAATACACCCCGAAGACAGAGCGAGTGCTGCTAGAGAGGCAGCTGACCACagcgaagacgaggaggaacagTATCGCGCTCAGAAAATCGACGAAGCCATGAGGATGCCTACTATGGACTCTCGCACAGCGTTGCGCCTCCCACCAACGTCGTTCGACGACGGCCATTCTACTGGTGTGAAGGGTGTGATTGCCGACGCAAGATCATATGAGAATGCGCGGCAACGGACCTGGAAGGATAAGGCGCGCGCTGTTCGCCGAAGTGTCTTTGGTCTCGAAGGAGGCAGGCACAGCGGGACCGACAGCGACGCAAGCGGAGCTGAGGACGCCGATGAGGAAGAGTTCTTGAACCGCTGGCGGGAAAGCAGAAAgagagagctggaggaggagagcaggAATCCTGTGCGGAACAGGAGGACAAGCCCAAGCGTCAGGATGTATGGCCGtttcgaggaggttgatgctCTTGGCTATCTGGACTCGATTGAAAAGGTTGGGAGGGAAacggttgttgtggtgtttgtCTATGACCATCAG AGCGAAGTATCAGCGGCAATCGAATCAGCCCTCGTCCCCCTCGTCTCAACACATCCCACTGTTCGGTTTGTCAAAGTACACTACGAGGAAATCGAATTCGACAACGCCGGTGTACCGGCGGTGCTGGCCTACCGCAACCAAGGCGACCTTTTTGCGAACCTGACTGGCATACTGGAGTTGATCCCAGATGAGGACGACTTCGACACGGATGCCCTCAAGAGGATCTTTACCAAGCACAACATTTTGTGA
- a CDS encoding hypothetical protein (EggNog:ENOG503NW59) — protein sequence MKATALEPTNLADSAYEIINPADTTDSESQDGRLTESTSSLCAGRSDDVHSLGGSDHHYTSESDGEVEEEEDVDDEEDDEEVGNSSHASSIRYTDEALGNPSTQLPASALECGSSSEGSGVVVRAIEFQEDDGDEPLMLEKISAKHAVREYNEDDSASLAAQLDLSQQPKRLVATIRQTMSQAHLSTKKPLRVLYVGRPEAQRAIVLKTCNAIWASPSTSDEDQDHSNQDREGVYNIVPISSFGSSPELDLMHASPCQIKVEHCTSAEEVIYEGSSFPSDTVYTITVEHDKVYTSISSPGGNAIQPRYILPHIAFFYCSQKDDAEAERTRDAAWNFLRRHRVPSIFISEAQDFAKCNTGSWNDYVNKHAIHLCLESRDPDRPLAPLRFPIDLASFNDIDARQMNRNLAYLTGLSEPEEESFIEVETPKKKNMPRLQIVEALDAARDSWAKFVERGGPQRLLPFLVPLFLALFSPYLMSLFARDPSSSVAPSTQVPLAANLGSTPVCAASPLSTKSTSAGVLTTTKTVVVSLTETRTVEISQTAPLTSSFASALSYAGLLSDRSLAPAQPEPQKQETKKPAPVKNIALSASIAGASEILVGVPSNHKARRLLPNGINLNVCRGGVCLEKDISSVDQGLLIKLQPKDAWGAVNVTIVSTRKPKINETFEVDLGKTGMADAFGAGLHMLQDVMKKVSSGVDGATSQVGEGAVANAFKHALEAGKSAGSWAKEQLTWSAGQLQGHAELSVLQAQIRSKLLWLKAQGKMEEHDAYQRNATRFLKMRKDELARVQAFEKGASGTEVCGKSWLPFKSRCQTAGRMAKDISRGNGWMKKIMR from the coding sequence ATGAAGGCAACCGCTTTAGAGCCGACCAATCTGGCCGACTCGGCCTATGAGATAATCAACCCCGCCGACACCACCGATTCCGAGAGCCAAGATGGCCGCTTGACCGAATCCACAAGCTCTCTCTGCGCTGGTCGGTCTGACGACGTCCATAGCTTGGGCGGCTCGGACCACCATTATACGAGCGAGTCCGATGgtgaagtggaggaggaagaagatgttgacgatgaagaagacgacgaggaggtcgGTAATTCTTCACATGCTTCCTCGATCAGGTATACGGATGAGGCGCTGGGGAACCCTTCTACACAGCTCCCCGCATCCGCACTGGAATGTGGCTCGTCCTCTGAGGGGTCTGGTGTTGTCGTGCGGGCAATCGAGTTTCAGGAGGACGATGGTGACGAGCCTCTGATGCTCGAGAAGATCTCGGCGAAGCATGCCGTGCGGGAATATAATGAGGACGACTCGGCCTCTCTGGCAGCTCAACTAGATTTGTCGCAACAGCCCAAGCGCCTTGTGGCCACTATTCGTCAGACTATGTCCCAGGCTCACCTTTCGACCAAGAAACCCCTTCGTGTCCTCTACGTGGGCCGACCTGAGGCCCAACGGGCTATCGTGCTCAAGACTTGCAATGCTATTTGGGCCTCCCCCAGTACCAGCGACGAGGATCAGGATCACAGCAACCAAGACAGGGAAGGAGTCTACAATATTGTCCCCATTTCGTCTTTCGGTTCCTCACCCGAACTTGATCTCATGCACGCCTCACCGTGTCAAATCAAAGTCGAGCACTGCACATCAGCTGAAGAGGTCATCTACGAGGGATCCTCGTTCCCCTCAGACACAGTGTACACCATTACCGTGGAGCACGACAAGGTATACACGTCCATATCCTCGCCTGGCGGCAATGCCATCCAGCCTAGATACATTCTGCCACACATCGCCTTCTTTTATTGCAGCCAAAAAGACGACGCCGAGGCGGAGCGGACAAGAGACGCTGCTTGGAACTTCTTGAGGCGCCACCGCGTCCCGTCCATTTTTATCTCGGAAGCGCAGGACTTTGCCAAGTGCAACACGGGCAGTTGGAATGATTATGTGAACAAGCATGCTATCCATCTTTGCTTGGAGTCTCGAGACCCCGACAGGCCACTGGCCCCCCTGCGCTTCCCCATTGACCTTGCATCCTTCAACGATATCGACGCTCGCCAAATGAACCGCAACTTGGCCTATCTCACCGGACTGTCGGAGCCAGAGGAGGAATCGTTCATTGAAGTCGAGacacccaagaagaagaacatgCCCCGGCTACAGATTGTGGAGGCTCTTGATGCCGCCAGGGATAGCTGGGCAAAGTTCGTGGAGCGCGGTGGTCCTCAAcgtcttcttcctttccTCGTGCCCCTCTTTCTggctctcttctccccctaCCTCATGTCACTTTTTGCTCGggacccatcatcatctgtcGCCCCATCCACACAAGTGCCACTTGCTGCCAACCTTGGCTCTACCCCAGTTTGCGCGGCTAGCCCCTTGTCGACGAAGAGCACTTCAGCTGGCGTGTTAACAACCACCAAGACAGTTGTCGTTAGCCTCACGGAGACCAGGACTGTCGAAATCAGTCAAACAGCACCACTAACTAGTTCTTTCGCGTCTGCTCTCTCCTATGCTGGCCTCTTGTCTGACCGGTCACTGGCTCCCGCTCAACCGGAGCCGCAAAAGCAGGAGACAAAGAAGCCAGCTCCTGTCAAGAATATTGCGCTTTCCGCCAGCATTGCCGGTGCCAGCGAGATTTTGGTGGGTGTTCCTTCGAATCACAAGGCTCGCCGCCTACTGCCAAATGGCATCAACCTCAATGTGTGCCGCGGCGGTGTCTGTCTTGAGAAAGACATCAGCTCCGTGGACCAGGGCCTCCTCATCAAGCTTCAACCAAAGGATGCCTGGGGCGCGGTCAATGTGACCATCGTCTCCACTCGGAAGCCTAAGATCAACGAAACCTTTGAGGTTGATCTGGGGAAGACTGGTATGGCGGACGCATTTGGGGCGGGCTTGCACATGTTGCAGGACGTGATGAAGAAGGTGTCCTCCGGTGTGGATGGTGCGACATCCcaggtgggtgagggagcCGTCGCCAATGCTTTTAAGCATGCTTTGGAGGCTGGCAAATCTGCTGGGAGCTGGGCAAAGGAGCAGCTTACTTGGTCAGCAGGACAGCTCCAGGGACATGCCGAGTTGTCTGTCCTCCAAGCTCAAATCCGGTCGAAGCTTCTCTGGCTCAAGGCGcaggggaagatggaggaaCACGATGCCTACCAGCGAAACGCAACTCGCTTTCTCAAGATGAGGAAGGACGAGCTGGCTAGGGTCCAGGCCTTTGAGAAGGGCGCGTCTGGTACGGAAGTCTGTGGCAAGTCATGGTTGCCTTTCAAGAGCCGTTGTCAGACGGCAGGTCGCATGGCTAAGGACATCAGCCGGGGCAACGggtggatgaagaagatTATGCGTTGA
- the sbp1 gene encoding Ran GTPase binding protein Sbp1 (EggNog:ENOG503NYZB; COG:U; BUSCO:EOG09264XT5) yields MSAPENETKPVEEVAAPAAEEQKPVTSSSVFSMFGGGAKKEKKEEEDRGDNSGSAKAQREAAAAAAADEDQAPESEDVHFEPVIRLTEKVEVKTNEESEEQVFKMRAKLFKYVAETREWKERGTGDVRLLKHKENGKTRLIMRRDQTLKVCANHYIVPEMKLSPNVGSDRSWVWNASADVSEGEPEAVTLAIRFANSDNANQFKDAFIKAQKENEALRLAAEAAAEKTEEAKEETKEEAKEGEKKEETA; encoded by the exons ATGTCTGCCCCCGAGAACGAGACCAAGCCCGTCGAGGAGGTTGCCGCCCCTGCCgctgaggagcagaagcCCGTCACCTCTTCGTCTGTTTTCTCCATGTTTGGCGGCGGtgccaagaaggaaaaaaaggaggaggaggaccgcGGTGACAACTCTGGCAGTGCCAAGGCCCAGCGCgaggctgcggctgctgctgccgccgatGAGGACCAGGCCCCCGAGTCGGAGGATGTCCATTTCGAGCCAGTCATCCGCCTGACCGAGAAGGTCGAGGTCAAGACCAACGAGGAGTCGGAGGAGCAGGTGTTCAAGATGCGCGCCAAGCTGTTCAAGTATGTTGCTGAGACCCGCGAGTGGAAGGAGCGCGGGACTGGCGATGTCCGTCTGCTCAAGCACAAGGAGAATGGCAAGACCCGGTTGATCATGCGTCGTGATCAGACCCTCAAGGTTTGCGCCAACCACTACA TTGTGCCCGAGATGAAGCTTTCCCCCAACGTTGGCTCTGACCGCAGCTGGGTGTGGAACGCCTCCGCCGATGTCAGCGAGGGCGAGCCCGAGGCTGTCACTCTTGCCATCCGCTTCGCCAACTCGGACAATGCCAACCAGTTCAAGGATGCCTTCATCAAGGCCCAGAAGGAGAACGAGGCCCTGAGACTGGCTGCTGAGGCCGCTGCCGAGAAGActgaggaggccaaggaggagactaaggaggaggccaaggagggggagaagaaggaggagactgcctaa
- the tfg3 gene encoding transcription factor TFIIF complex subunit Tfg3 (COG:K; EggNog:ENOG503NYN4) translates to MARARLGLCGWAQNITLEIDGMMSLTLGKTFYFILGANNNSSRSNQSSTTTTTTPRIRVVSGRGGNNNKKGGGSKKKKNNNKDKDDNKEDHNNNNNNNNNNNNNNNNNNNNNNNNNNNNNNNNNNNEKTNVKMIVERKVKIVTEQHNIDKPPVNEGFPMKEWTIEVYVLDQEGRERPARCFTKVVYNLHPSFDNPVQTFTEPPFRCTNEGWGEFEMSIELYTTEKGGKQTILHDLNFAAPQYENVHSVTFKNPSQALQALLRETGPLPSDEERKQLKKGGEGSKKKKTFDVEKMADGLVKLSEDDLLQVIQLIHDGKDEGTFIQNNVDQGEFSVDLYTLPDPLMKVLWDYLIRANVLGRD, encoded by the exons ATGGCGCGCGCGCGGCTGGGGCTCTGTGGCTGGGCGCAAAATATTACACTCGAGATTGATGGGATGATGTCGCTGACTTTGGGCAAAAcattttattttattttagGTGCGAACAACAACTCGAGCCGCAGCAACCagtcttccaccaccaccaccaccacacctcgtATTAGGGTCGTTTCGGGCAGAggcggcaacaacaacaagaagggaggcggcagcaagaagaagaagaataacaacaaggacaaggacgacaacaaggaagaccacaacaacaacaacaacaacaataataacaacaataacaataACAataacaataacaacaataacaacaacaacaacaacaacaacaacaacaacaacaacaacaacgagaaAACCAACGTCAAGATGATTGTCGAACGCAAGGTCAAGATTGTGACGGAGCAGCACAACATCGACAAGCCCCCCGTCAACGAGGGGTTTCCGATGAAGGAGTGGACGATTGAGGTTTATGTTTTGGAccaggaggggagggagaggccggcgaggtGCTTTACCAAGGTTGTTTACAACTTGCATCCGAGTTTTGACAACCCTGTTCAGA CCTTCACCGAGCCACCCTTCCGCTGCACCAACGAGGGCTGGGGCGAGTTTGAAATGTCGATTGAGCTCTACACGACGGAGAAGGGGGGCAAGCAGACGATCCTGCACGACCTGAACTTTGCGGCGCCGCAGTATGAGAATGTGCATTCCGTCACGTTCAAGAACCCGAGCCAGGCGCTGCAGGCGCTGCTGAGGGAGACGGGCCCGCTGCCgtcggatgaggagaggaagcagctcaagaagggcggggaggggagcaagaagaagaagacgttTGATGTGGAGAAGATGGCGGATGGGCTGGTGAAGCTGAGCGAGGATGATTTGCTGCAGGTGATTCAGCTGATTCATGACGGGAAGGACGAGGGGACGTTTATCCAGAATAATGTTGACCAGGGGGAGTTTTCGGTGGATTTGTACACGTTGCCGGATCCGTTGATGAAGGTGCTTTGGGATTACTTG ATCCGCGCCAATGTCCTCGGGAGAGACTAA